Genomic DNA from bacterium:
TGGTCCGCGTGCGCGGAATACGCCGGAATAGAACGCACCTTGCAGCGCACCTGAACATTTTCCTTAAAAATCTTCACTTCCTTCGCGCCATCCAAAATCATGCGTCCAAGCGTACCCACGGACTGATAACCGACAAAAAGAATCGTACTTTGCGGATCCTGCAGATACCGGGACTCGTGATGCAAAATACGTCCGCCGTTGGACATACCCGACCCGGCGATAATCACCTTCGGTGGCAGTACCTCGTTAATCGCTTTTGATTCTTCGGTAGTCAGTGTAGTCTGCAGGCCGGGAAAATTAAAGATAGCGTCGCCTCTTCCGATCATCGCGCGCGTCGCCGCGTCAAAGTACATTTCATATTTTTTATAAATCGTGGTGAGCTTGATGGCCAACGGGCTATCAACGAAGATCGGCACGCGCGGAATTCGCCCCTGTTCAACCAAGCTGTTCATTTCAAAAAGCAGTTCCTGTGTGCGCTCCATAGCAAACGACGGGATCATCAACACGCCTTTAGACCGCACCACATCTTCAATTGCATCCTCCAACGCCTCCTTACGCGTCGCGGAGGGTTCATGCAAACGGTCGCCATAAGTGGACTCAATCACCACCGCGTCCGCCTCGGTAAAATATTCTTTCTCACCGATAATCGGGGCAGGTGAATTGCCCAAGTCTCCCGAGAAAAGCACGGTCTTCCCTTCGGCCGAAACCGAAATAATGCTGGAGCCCAAAATATGACCCGCGTTATACAGCGTCACCGTAAAAGGTCCGACGCGAACCGGCGCGTGGTATTCAACGCCTTTCCACGCCCCAACCACATCATTCACTGCCGCAATATCGTAAATCGGCTCTTTTTTAAGCTTCTTCGCTTCCTCAGTAATGATATGCTCGGAATCAATCAACATAAGCTCAGAAAAATCTTTTGTCGGAGGCGTGGAATAGACCGTTCCGCGGAAACCATCGCGATACAGTTTCGGCAGACGTCCGATGTGGTCAATGTGCGCGTGTGTCACAAAGACCGCGCTGATGCTTTTCGGATCATACTTAAACGGCTCAAAATTGTGTTTCTCGCAGAAGTTGCTGCCTTGGTGCATGCCGCAGTCAACCAAAATTTTCGTGCCGCCGGACTCCACAAGGTAATTCGCGCCGGTCACCGCGCCAACGCCGCCGTAAAAAGTGATTTTCATATATTGAGTATAAAACAATCCACCTCCCCGTGCCATAAGGCATGGGGAGGTGAACATCGTAGAGTAGCGCCGCTAGTGCCCATCCGGCGCGTAGCGCACTTCGGGAATGCCGTGGCTGTCCTTCTCCACCGTGAATGCGTGGCCGACAGGACGCCCCGGATATTCAAAGAGTCGCACGTCCTTCGGGTCTCCGTAACGCTCGCGGATGACGACATACGTCCGGAGACCGGACGCGGGGTAGTCGAGGTCCATGCCGCCGACGATGTCGTAGACCACGCCAAGCTTGACGTTGGACTTCGTCAGCGGATGCCCGAGGGTATCCGCCGAAGCCGCCGAGTAGGTCACTCGCATGAATACGCCGAGCGCCACAATGACGACGACCGCGATGAGGCGCGTTGCGTACTCCCACCCGCGGTGGGCACACCAGAAACCGATGAGCGTCAGCACGAGAACCCCTACCCCGCACCCGAACGCCATCTTCAGAAGTACCGGCATCGTCGTGTCTCCGACAAAGAAATTCAAACTACTTTCATGCTACTCCCAGTTATAATCACGCGTCAACAATCAGCGCGCAGAATCTCCTCCACCACTCCCCGCTCGCTCCACGGAATCTTTTTCCCGCGCGCGAGGTGCATCCACGGCTCGCTGCCTTTCCCTGTCATAATCACAACGTCGCCCTTCTTTGCAATATGGAGCGCGCGTCGGATAGCTTCGCGCCGGTCAAGCACTAATTCATAATCCGTTTCCGCGGCAGGCGTTCTCCCACGCTCCTCCCAAATGCCGCGCTCAATTTGTTCAACGATCGCGAGTGGCGGCTCATCGTACGGATCTTCGTTCGTAAGATAAATCATTTTGCAATACCGCGCGGCAATGGCACCCATGGCGCTCCGCTTCCACGCGTCCCGCCCTCCCCCGGCGGCACCTAGCACGCAAATGAGTTTTTGCGCGCCGTCACCTGAGAGCGCGCGGTACACGGCCTCCAATGAATCCGGTGTATGCGCATAATCAACGACCACCACGAACGGCTGGCGCGCAACGTACTCCATGCGCCCCTGCACGCCCTGAAACGTTTCTAATGTTTTAAAAATCACCTCGGTCGGAATATCCAAGGCGCGCGCAAACGCCACCGCGGCGGCGACGTTTTCCAAGTTGAAATCATTCTGCAACCAACTGGAAATCATTTTTTTCGCGTCGCGCGAGTCAAGACGATAACGAGCGGAAAGTTCATTGTAAATAAAATCCTCGCGGTGGAAAAACAATACCTTGCCGGAACCGTTCGCGGCTTTTTCAAAATACTCTTTGCCATCCAGCCGCTCGTTGATGAAAAAACTTTTGTTCGGTTTCACTGACCGGTGCGCGACATCATAAAAAAACTGTACTTTAGCGGCGCGGTAACGCTCAAAGCTGCCATGCGCCTCAATGTGCTCAGGGTGCAAGTTAGTAACCAACGCCGCGTCAAAATCCACAAACCGGTGGCGATATTGAAGGATGCCCTGCGAGGTCACCTCAATAAGCGCATAGTCGCAGCCCGCGTTCGCCGCGCGGCGCAAAAATCGCTGCGCAAATCCCAACCCCGGCATGGTCATGGAAGTTGTGTTTTTTTCACTCTCATCGCCAACCTTAATCCGCACCGAACTCATCAGCGCCGTTTTCTTTCCGGCGGCGACCAGTATAGCGTTGATAAGCTCCAACACCGTTGACTTGCCCTTTGTGCCCGTCACGCCCAACACGTAAAGTTTCCGCGATGGGAAACGATAAAAGATCGCCGAAAACCAAGCGATAGCGAAATGAAATGCGCGCTTGAGTGGCGTAACCATATATTTACGCCTTTATCCGACGCAATGTTTCTTTAAGCCGCGCGGAAAGCCCAACGGTCGTCGGATCAATCTTCGCAATCGCCGCGCGCGCCTGCTGTTTGCTGTACCCCAAACTCACTAACGCTTCTTCCAAGTCCGCATCGGATTCCATCTGCTCCACGTAGGCGCCGGACCCAAGCATCACAACCTTGCCTTTAAGCTCCAGCACCACGCGCTCGGCGGTTTTCTTTCCGACGCCGGAAACGCGTGTCAGCAATTCTGTTTTCCCCTCGTTGATTGCCGCGGCAATCTGGTCAACGGAAGCAATGCCCATGATGCCCAACGCCGACTTGGGGCCAATGCCGGAAATGGTGTTCAGCTGTTCAAACAATGCAAGTTCGTTTTCATTTAAAAATCCGAAGAGCGCCAGGATGTCCTCGCGTACGTGCAGATAAGTAAAAAGTTTCACCGCCTCGCCGATGGCGGGAAGTTTTGACATGACATTTTTCGCGACCATCACTTTAAACCCAACGCCGCCGACTTCAACCACGATCGATTGGTCGCGTTTTGAGGCAAGTACGCCGGAAAGTGTTTGGATCATTACTTTTTAGTATATACCTGATACGAATACACGCATATAAATTGAAACACCCCACAAGCGGCTCCGCCGTTTGTGGGGTGTATATGCGTCGAACGTGAGACTAGACCATGGAGCAGATCATCCGATCCATGACCTCCCGAGGGTTCGCCTGCTGCGCGGCAGCGGGCGCCGGAGCAACCTGCTCCTTCTTCACCACCGGCACAGTCGCGACAACGGCGCTTGCCGTCGCACGCTCCTT
This window encodes:
- a CDS encoding MBL fold metallo-hydrolase, with protein sequence MKITFYGGVGAVTGANYLVESGGTKILVDCGMHQGSNFCEKHNFEPFKYDPKSISAVFVTHAHIDHIGRLPKLYRDGFRGTVYSTPPTKDFSELMLIDSEHIITEEAKKLKKEPIYDIAAVNDVVGAWKGVEYHAPVRVGPFTVTLYNAGHILGSSIISVSAEGKTVLFSGDLGNSPAPIIGEKEYFTEADAVVIESTYGDRLHEPSATRKEALEDAIEDVVRSKGVLMIPSFAMERTQELLFEMNSLVEQGRIPRVPIFVDSPLAIKLTTIYKKYEMYFDAATRAMIGRGDAIFNFPGLQTTLTTEESKAINEVLPPKVIIAGSGMSNGGRILHHESRYLQDPQSTILFVGYQSVGTLGRMILDGAKEVKIFKENVQVRCKVRSIPAYSAHADQTQLLAWISPMRESVKKVFIVQGEGEASSVLAQKMRDELAVGAVVPTQDETCDII
- the murE gene encoding UDP-N-acetylmuramyl-tripeptide synthetase, which encodes MVTPLKRAFHFAIAWFSAIFYRFPSRKLYVLGVTGTKGKSTVLELINAILVAAGKKTALMSSVRIKVGDESEKNTTSMTMPGLGFAQRFLRRAANAGCDYALIEVTSQGILQYRHRFVDFDAALVTNLHPEHIEAHGSFERYRAAKVQFFYDVAHRSVKPNKSFFINERLDGKEYFEKAANGSGKVLFFHREDFIYNELSARYRLDSRDAKKMISSWLQNDFNLENVAAAVAFARALDIPTEVIFKTLETFQGVQGRMEYVARQPFVVVVDYAHTPDSLEAVYRALSGDGAQKLICVLGAAGGGRDAWKRSAMGAIAARYCKMIYLTNEDPYDEPPLAIVEQIERGIWEERGRTPAAETDYELVLDRREAIRRALHIAKKGDVVIMTGKGSEPWMHLARGKKIPWSERGVVEEILRADC
- the ruvA gene encoding Holliday junction branch migration protein RuvA, with amino-acid sequence MIQTLSGVLASKRDQSIVVEVGGVGFKVMVAKNVMSKLPAIGEAVKLFTYLHVREDILALFGFLNENELALFEQLNTISGIGPKSALGIMGIASVDQIAAAINEGKTELLTRVSGVGKKTAERVVLELKGKVVMLGSGAYVEQMESDADLEEALVSLGYSKQQARAAIAKIDPTTVGLSARLKETLRRIKA